The Eriocheir sinensis breed Jianghai 21 chromosome 21, ASM2467909v1, whole genome shotgun sequence genome includes the window agagagagagagagagagagagagagagagagagagagagagagagagagagagagagagagagagagagagagagagagagagagagagagagagaatgctatcgCTGTCATTAAAATACTTTCACAAACACATTGATTAAAGTACTCGAACTAGGAAAAAATATTAAGATGCTAGTAGGTTAAAGACATAATCATATACATTCAAAGAACTATCACCTTTTTCTTGTGCCTAAACGTGTTTCATAAAATTTCCTTCATCACCCTCTTATGCACTTTCTCgtttccagtttccttttttaTCCCGGTTTCAAAGGTTGCAAAAGGAGTGACAAAAGCTGACTCACAAGGAAAGAGGCTTCGTTCACTGTTTTCTTGTGTCGGTATGTCCGGTTTCCTGGTGACAATCATTTTTATAGCAAGGCCCGTGTTCTCAAAAAGGTTTCAGCGTCCTACAACACCTATTTCAACAAGCTATCGTGGAGGCTGCTTGGGTTTTCACTGACGGTTTTATGCTCCTGGCGATAGTTTTCAAAGGCTACCACACCATGAACAGGGAGGATATGTGATAACTTCATTagccttctcttcatcctctgaAAATTGTCCTAATGAGAGTTGAACCCATTTAAACATCCGGCCTTATACTTACGTAGTGTTTAATCCCCATGTAAATCAGTGCTATACGATCCCCTCCCTTATGCTGTATCACAACTTAAAGTCCCGGtgaattattatttattttttgtgttggcGGTTTTCGTATAATTGGGTGACGAATTATTACGCGGCGCTCGGTCCTCATGTGCAACAGCGATAAACGATCAACTAAAAGCCTTGCCAAGTACATTCATCCGTTGCCAGTTTGATTTATCGAGTGACATAAATAACTACAGAGCGTTTGATCCACATGTATTGCACCGATAAACAATCAACTCCCAAATGGTGCATTGCAAAGGGAAaaagaattatattattttatttgcgtTGCCGGTATTGAGTTTATTCGGTGACATGAAGATACGGACTTTCTTTATTGTGAGTTGAGTAGTCAGAAAGCAATACAACCTTAAATTTTCGTATTCTGAAGTGGATACCATGCCTGACTATTAAAGTATTTCCTGATGTCATACCTCATATATTAAAACAGAATGCTAGTGGGATCGATCCTTACGTAAAAGTCCCATTCCTCGGGCAAGTCACATTATGCATGGAGCTGATAACAGATAGACAACAGAAGCAACAGAGTGGTAACCCAGGATTATAGAAGATAGGACAGACACAAGCTGGATGGATTTCAGTCACACCCGACGGAGGTGCGGAACATTTGGAAAGGTTTTGCCATGCCACGGACTTCTAATGATTGTAGCTGAtgttaatgatgttgatgattatgatgatgagggggaggaagagaagcaagaaagaCCACTCGGTCCTTCAGATTAGCCGTCCCATCCCACGGCCTCTGATCCCCATGTAATAGAATCACAAACGATCTAATTCTCATGCCTCGATTCGTGCACACTCGCCGGTAACTGAACCCTTTCCTCGGTGCCTGCAGCTCGCCGGTgacctttcttccattcttggCTGAACCAGATTCGGGAAAAAAGTCTCCTGGTTTATATTATTAATACAAAAAACTAGACTTCACCTTTCAACCAGACAaactttcactctcttcctccttcagtaacACGCGGCGGACGGACGGGAGCCTTTCTACTTCGAGTCTACCCTTCACAAGACTCTGCGCTCCTATTCTTAtaacatttcctctcctcttaccgaTGCACTCTCAACACATTTGTTACTCCGGCAACCCTACCCCGTGCCCACACAACAGGTGACGCCACGCAGGGGACCTTTACTCCCCTGTATGGCGTGTCTGAAGGGGCACGGGGTGGGAGGGAGAACGGGGCGGGGGCTCGCACATAAAGGAAGTTCAAGGAGGGGGGCGGGGATGGCCTCGGGGTGACATGATGCAGCACAGTTTTGCAAGTATTCACACCTTTCCCATTCAGCCATACACGTCCCGCTCTGACCATCGCTTTCGTTGTCACAGAGATtcacaggtaaaaaaataaaaaaaacctatCCAGTCTGTATATGTCCCTGCTAATTACTCCCATTATAACTTTTCCGTCTACATTCGCTCATGCTTTCTTTGAGGCGTATAAAAACAAGACAATTTCCTTCACTTTGTATTATatcaacctttctttctcttgccaCACGATTTTCTATTCgactttctattctctcttcatCTTGCTCATCCTTTCACACTTAATAATGAGACACTTTCccgcgtgtgggtgtgggtgtgggtgtaggtgtgggtgtgttttaTTAATAATTACTTTCCTGCTTTCCTCGATATCCAAGTTTTTCTTTGTGGTCTTGTcacgcctctgtgtgtgtgtgtgtgtgtgtgtgtgtgtgtgtgtgtgtgtgtgtgtgtgtgtgtgtgttatcatctattctttcccttttccttactctctttaTCTCTAAAATGATATGATCTGCATTATTTCAGTTCTCCCTGCCGCTCATATTTTctcccaaacttttttttttttttatcttctctcactttcccgtcctctctctatttttttttttgttcccctttccttccttaaaatTCTTAGACAAAATAAGACACACTCCTGTttgattttttgttcttttgtattttttttctctcttgctccAGGCCACACGATTATCTCCTGGTTTACTTTCTTTTAAATGTAACGTGATACCACCCTCTGTTGTATTGTATCAAcctttgttcctctctcttccctgccaGCCACTCATGCCCTACGAGTTCGCATACGAGGTGAAAGACGACGCCACGACCAATTACCAGAACAGAGTGGAGTTCGTTGAGGATGGCGTGTTGCGGGGGAGCTACAGCCTCCTCTCCCCTGACGGTGTGGTTCGAACTTCCGTCTATTCCGACACCGGCAATGGCTTCGAGGTGAGTTACTCGGCATTAGGGCGGCGACGAGAGCCTACGAACGCCGTTAGAATGGCAAAGAATGAAGTTTGGCATATTACTGAGTAGCGACATAGATATTGCAGAAGTCAGGACAGAGAAAATAGGTGGAAATATGAAATTTAAACCCATGCTGGAGCAGGAAAGAGCACAAAatatgaaaagtagaaaatactGGAAAGGCATTTGTCTGTAgcgactgatgatgatggtgatgataaaggcattGAGGAGAGCATACGAGCGTCTTTAAAATACCAGGAATAGATGTTGGACATAGATGCTGCCCGTAGATggagtttcatttttttcttactaaCAGTTACTATATACTATATTATGGAAGTAAATCTAAAGTAAATATTTGTCTGCGatcaaacacataaaaaaacactgCATACCAGGAAAGAAAGGGAGCTTGTAAATTACACCGGCGAGTGAAATCGTCTTTCTTGTTTGCCTTCATCAAGCCGGTCTGTACGATGACTAAGGCACATGCAGCACATTCCTGACACACACTGTACCCCCTGAACAAGTCCTGCTGAAGGCACTTACTCATGAGGCCGCTCGCACCACAACGTTTGTCGCATCAAGATTTTCTATTCAGCGTATCATTCATGACACCCGCTTTCCTCTCTGAGCCAATCCTGCTAAAAACATTTATACTGCCGGCTTCGCTGCTTCATTCGTCCTAttaccgttttctttttcatgtgtATGAGCTTTGAGACTCAGCAAAATGAGAACTTTAATGTTTCGTTTTCTTTGCCAGTTGTATAAAGTTTTGGTGCGAAAATATAACAGTCTACCCGGCAATGGGGAACAGTTGATATATAAttacgacgacaacaacaacaatactagaagtgaaaatatgataataataataataataataataataataataataataataataataataataataataataataataataataataaaataatgaggtAACAAAAATTGACCATCCTCCCGGTTGGACACAAATCCTTCAACATGGCGCCTCTTTCCGTCCTCCCACAGGTGACCCTCCACGAAGTGCCAACAGACATCGTGGTCATCGGCTCAGGCCTCCCTGGTGACCCCGCGCTCAAGGCCGGGGGCACGTACAGGTACTACGACTCTCGCGACTCAGGCTCAAGGGAGTCCTTCCGGCCATCTTTCAGCAGGAGCGGTGGATTTGAGGCTTTCTCTAAAGCATCAGAAGGGTTTGACGGGTCTTCAAGAGGGTCAGCTATCTTTAGTTCATCGAGCAACAGAGACTTTTCATCGAAAAATAAACAGTCAAGTCGCGAAGAGTCATCCAGGCGCGAAGAATCGGAAAGGCGCGAAGAATCGTCGAGACGCGATGAGTCAAGACGCGAAGAATCGTCGAGACGCGATGAGTCAAGACGCGAAGAATCCGAAGGCTCCAGATTTGAATTTTTAACGAATGACAAGAGTGCCTTGGAAGCCTTCGACAGGGAGAGCGCCAGCCAAGGCTTCTCTGGTGGGTCTAGGGACTCCGAGGCTTCGTCGAGACGCAAAGAGTCAAGACGCGAAGAATCCGAAGGCTACAAATATGAATTGTTGACGAATGACAAGAGTGCCTTGGAAGCCTTCGACAGGGAGAGCGCCAGCCAAGGCTTCTCTGGCGGGTCTAGGGACTCCGAGGCTTCGTCGAGACACGAAGAGTCTGGAGGCTTTGGAGAGTTCTCGCATGCCTTCGCGTCATCGTTCTCCCAGCAGGGAGGATCTGGAGGTGGATCAGGTGGTGGATCTGGAGGTGGATCAGGTGGTGGATCTGGTGGTGGATTAGGTGGTGGATTTGGTGGTGGATCAGGTGGTGGATCTGAGGGTGGATCAGGTGGATCAAGAGGTGGATTCGGTGGTGGATCTGAGGGTGGATCATTAGGTGGATCTGGAGGATCAAGTGGTGGATCTGGTGGTGGATCAGGGGGTGGATTTGTTGGAACTGGTAGTGGATCAGGTCACGGTGGATCTGGTGGTGGATCAGGTGGTGGATATGAGGGTGGATTAGGTGGTGGATCAGGGGGTGGATTCGGTGGTGGATCTGAGGGTGGATCATTTGGTGGTGAATTTGGTGGATCAGGTGGTGGATCTGGTGGTGGATCAGATGGTGGATCTGGAGGTGGGTCAAGTGGTGGATCTGGTGGTGGATCAGGGGGTGGATTTGTTGGAACTGGTGGTGGATCAGGTCACGGTGGATCAAGTGGTGGATCTGACGGTGGATCAGGTGGCGGATtcggtggtggttctggtggatCAGGTGGGGGATCACATGGTGGTTCAAGTGGATCAGGTGGCGGATccggtggtggttctggtggatCAGGTCGCGGATCACATGGTGGTTCTGGTGGATCAGGTGGCGGATCAGGTGGCGGATCACATGGTGGTTTAGGTGGATCAGGTGGCGGATTCGGTGGTGAATTTGGTGGATCAGGTGGCGGATccggtggtggttctggtggatCAGGTGGCGGATccggtggtggttctggtggatCAGGTGGGGGATCACATGGTGGTTCTGGTGGATCAGGTGGCGGATCACATGGTGGTTCAGGTGGATCAGGTGGCGGATTCGGAGGTGGATCTGGTGGATCAGGTGGCGGATCACATGGTGGTTCAGGTGGATCAGATGGCGGATTCGGTGGTGGATCTGGTGGATCAGGTGGCGGATTCGGAGTTGGATCTGGTGGATCAGGTGGCGGATCACATGGTGGTTCAGGTGGATCAGATGGCGGATTCGGTGGTGAATTTGGTGGATCAGGTGGCGGATTCGGTGGTGAATTTAGTGGATCAGGTGGCGGATCACATGGTGGTTCAGGTGGATCAGATGGCGGATTCGGTGGTGGATCTGGTGGATCAGGTGGCGGATTCGGAGTTGGATCTGGTGGATCAGGTGGCGGATCACATGGTGGTTCAGGTGGATCAGATGGCGGATTCGGTGGTGGATCTGGTGGATCAGGTGGGGGATCACATGGTGGTTCTGGTGGATCAGATGGCGGATTCGGTGGTGGATCTGGTGGATCAGGTGGGGGATCACATGGTGGTTCTGGTGGATCAGATGGCGGATTCGGTGGTGGATCTGGTGGATCCGGTGGCGGATCACATGGTGGTTCTGGTGGATCAGATGGCGGATTCGGTGGTGGATCTGGTGGATCAGGTGGGGGATCACATGGTGGTTCTAGTGGATCAGGTGGCGGATCACATGGTGGTTTAAGTGGATCAGATGGCGGATTCGGTGGTGGATCTGGTGGATCAGGTGGCGGATTCGGAGTTGGATCTGGTGGATCAGGTGGCGGATCACATGGTGGTTCAGGTGGATCAGATGGCGGATTCGGTGGTGGATCTGGTGGATCAGGTGGGGGATCACATGGTGGTTCTGGTGGATCAGATGGCGGATTCGGTGGTGGATCTGGTGGATCAGGTGGGGGATCACATGGTGGTTCTAGTGGATCAGGTGGTGAATTCGGTGGTGGATTTGGTGGATCAGGTGGCGGATCACATGGTGGTTCAGGTGGATCAGATGGCGGATTCGGTGGTGGATCTGGTGGATCAGGTGGGGGATCACATGGTGGTTCTAGTGGATCAGATGGCGGATTCGGTGGTGGATCTGGTGGATCAGGTGGGGGATCACATGGTGGTTCAGGTGGATCAGGTGACGGATTCGGTGGTGGATCTGGTGGCGGATCCGATGGTGGATCAGGTGGATCAGGTGGCGAGTTCGGTGGTGGATCTGGTGGATCATTTGGCGGATCACATGGAGGTTCAGGTGGATCAGGTGGGGGATCCGGTGGTGGATCTGGTGGATCAGGTGGCGGATCCGATGGTGGATCAGGTAGTGGTTCAGGTGGATCAGGTGGCGGATTCGGTGGGGGATCTGGTGGATCACATGGTGGTTCAGGTGCATCAGGTGGGGGATCCGGTGGTGGATCTAGTGGATCAGGTGGCGGATCACATGGTGGTTCAGGTGGAGGATTCGGTGGTGGATCTGGTGGATCAGGTGGCGGATCACATGGTGGTTCAGGTGGATCAGGTGGGAGATCCGGTGGTGGATCAAGTGGCGGATCCGATGGTGGATCAGGTGGCGGATTCGGTGGTGGACTTGATATTGGACTCGGTTTTGGAACTGATGGACCTGGTGGATCAGGATCTGGTATTGAACTCGGTTTGGGACTTGGTGGTGGACCTGGTATTGAGCTCGGGTTTGGAACTGATGGACCTGGTGGATTCGGTGGTGAACCTGGTGGATCAGGAGGTGGATTCGGTGGTGGACCTGGTGGATCAGGTGGCGGATCACATGGTGGTTCAGGTGGATCAGGTGGCGGATccggtggtggttctggtggatCAGGTGGTGGATTCGATGGTGGATCAGGTGGTGGTTCAGGTGTATCAGGTGGCGGATTCGGTGGTGGACTTGATATTGGACTCGGTTTTGGAGCTGGTGATGGACCTGGTGGGTCAGGAGGTGGACTTGGTGGATCAGTTGGCGGATTCGGTGGTCGACCTGGTGGATCAGATGGTGGATTCGGTGATGGATCAGGTGGGTCAGGTGGATTCGGTGGCGGATTCGGAGGTGGACCAGGAGGTGGATTCGGTGGTGGATCAGGTGGATCAGGTGGATCAGGTGGATTCGGTGGCGGATTCGGTGGTGGACCAGGAGGTGGATTCGGTGGTGGATCAGGTGGATCAGGTGGATTCGGTGGCGGATTCGGTGGTGGACCAGGAGGTGGATTCGGTGGTGGATCAGGTGGATCAGGTGGTGGATctggtggtggagcaggtggaTCTGGTGGCGGGGTCAGTGGTGGAGgggccggcggcggcggcgtcaacCTACAGGACAAGGCCGTGTTCATCATTCACCCTGACTTCTTCAAGACCGGCGCGGGCGCCGGCCTGACGGGCCTGCCGGAAGTGACGGAGCCCATTATTATCGTGAGTGACAATAAATTTGCCCAGGGTGGGGGTGGGGCTGGCGTAGGTTTCAGTAATGCTCTGGGCGGAGGAGGGTTTGCGGGAGCCTTTAGCAGCGTGAACAGGCTGggagaggctgctgctgctgacacCACAGCGGCTCACTCAAGCGGTGCTGCATCAACTGCTACCGCCGAAGAAGTAAGTACATCCTCTGGTAAAAGTGGATCGACCTCGACCAGTGCCATTGAAAGCGCTTCATCCTTAGGCAGTGCCTCAATAAGCGCTTCTTCTCCAAGCAGTGAAGGCTTCGTTGCATCCACCTTCAGCTCCAACGGATTGACTGTTGGAAGTGCGACAGGTGATTCTACCTCTGCCTCGAGTGGATCATTTGGAAGAAGTACCATCGAAAATGTCTCATCCTCAGCTAGTGCCGCTGAAGGAGCATCTTCAAGTGGTGCTACAAAGAGTGCTTCATTCTCCAGTGCAAGTGAATCATCGGGCAGCGCCACTGATGGTGCTTCTTTTTTAACTAGTGCTTCCGAAGGTGGTTCATCCTCCCACGGATCAGTTTCCTCAGGGAGTGGAACTGAAGGCGCCTTTTTATTTGATGCAAGTGGATCTTCCCTAGGCAGTGCGGCTGAAGTTGATACTTCTTTAGGCAGTGCCGCTGAAGTAGCCTCCTCAAGCAGTGCCACTGAAGTGGCCTCCTCAGGCAGTGCCGCTGAAGTGACCTTCTCAGGTAGTGCCGCTGAAGTGGCCTCCTCAAGCGGTGCCGCTGAAGTGACCTCCTCAAATAGTGCCGCTGAAGTGACCTCAAGCAATGCCGCTGCAGCGGCTTCCTCAGGCAGTGCCGCTGAAGGTGTTTCTTCTTCGAGCAGTGGAGGGTTCGATGCATCTACATTCAACTCTAGAAAACTATCTGTAGAAAGCAGCACAAAagattcttcatcttcttccagcAGAAAAGGTGGAGTTCTAACAATTACTTCCTCTAGCTTGGATGGATCATCTGGTATCAACAAAGCGGTAACTGATGAGTCGTCTGGCAGGGGACAATCAGTTCTCGATAGTGGAGCATCAGGAGGaacaaaaaatattgaaaaggcAGCCAATGCAAAACCAGCTTCTTCGGGTCAAATTGGGCTGAATGGATTTAGCACGTCCTTCAGTGAAGGCGGATCACAACAGTTTATAATATCCTCTAGTGGAGACGCATCCAGGTTTGACTCCCACAGATTTTCCAGCAGTGGATCCGGTGGCTCTTCAAGCAGTGGGGCGTCAAGCAGTGCCATTTTGCACAGCCAAAGCGGTGGTGACTTAAAACTGCAGGCACCGGACCAGTTACTGAAGATTCTCAATCCAGGCCAAACAGCTCGCGGGCTTCAGGGTATCCGCGGCAGTTCGGGCCAGGGCGGGGCTGTCTTCTTTACGCAGGAAACTGACCTGGCCTCTTCCCAGGGCGGCAAAACCTCCATCACACAACTGCCAGTCACTCGCGTCACCACCGTGACACACCTCCCTGACGATTCTAAGCAAGGCTCTTCCATCTTGAAAATAGCTGGCAGTTCCACGGGCTTCAAGAATAACCAGAACGTGTTCACAAGCCCACCGTCAGGTGCTGCACGATTCTTTGCATCAGCATCAAACACAAAAACTTTTCAGGCGAGTGGCAAGAAGTCAGCAGGAAACAAAATTGTTAGCATATCCGGCTCAGGAACACTCACGACTCTTCCTACTGGTGACACTGTCCTCGCCTTGGGCAGCAAACAACCCATTGCAATTTCCACTTCCCAGGGCGTCATCAGGAACAGCCGGAGGACCGCGCCCTTTTCCACCACCAACTCGAGGCAGCAACGACCGAGGCGAATCCGAGGGCGGCTTCTGAGGTCACTCTAATTGGCCAAAGAGGTGAAGACACACCTGCATTGAGGTTCACCGTCTCAGCGCCCACTGTTCCTTCAATATGTTAACGTTAGCTTGTACGATAGGCAGAATCGATGTTAATGGCCGCAGTGATCAGATTTTGCTGCTGAAAAGGGTTCATAGAAACTCTGCTTTTATGTtttacacaaacacactctcAGTCATTAACTACATTAATGAAACGAAGAGTTTGTCATTTACCTATTACACAAACACTTCACATATCACTGCACTGTTACTGTCCATACATCATGCCTCTTCCCTTTAATGGCTTGTTTTCATTCGCGAACGAAACGCTGTTACTGTTAGCCAATGCTTAGGTTAGGAACCATGCACACTTGTAGTCATGAGGTGCTgagctctgtgtgtgtatgtgtgtgtgtgtgtgtgtgtgtgtgctaagttATGTGTGTGGATCACTTGATATTGTTGTAACGGTAAGTTATCACGGAGAAGCGTGCTAGGTTTTGTGTGTGGATCACGTCAAGCTGTTTAAACAGAAATGTATCACGAGGTCCATTAGTCGTTaagttatgtttgtgtgtttataacgttgaaattaataaaaaaaatattttttataagCTGAAAAAATGTTTTATTCTAACATCTGGTTACAGGGTTCAATAAACAAACAGGTGCTCTGAGTTCTTGAAATCTATAAAAACAAAGATAAGATTAATCCACAAAGAGGTAATTAACAAAAAGACAAGAATACAAACACTGATGTTCCTGGGGTAACACTTTTAAACTCTCAAAAAGGAAGAGGCTGAGGGAGGATGGAGTGTGCTCCTTACCGGAACAAGCTGGCATGGAGAGCACGGGCGTGGGGGAACCTTCTCTACACGTCACCAACACTCCTGCAACAGATATATAAATTgctataaatggaaggaaaaacgcTTCAATGTTTAAATATGCGTTacatagaaagggaaagggtacGAGGACACTTGATCGAGAtttatgaatggatgaagggctttcatAAGGGTGATGTATAAGGATTTTAGTAGTAGAAGAGCAGAGTACAACACGTAGgctagtaatggatttaaattggataaactcagattcaacaaagacatagcaagaaccagggttgttgattttttttaatttcaagcaagatggcggcactataaaacagttgcctgcgcttccaattggctgggaccaaccaaaagagtaaagatggggccatacgctacagctgagcgtggccgcagtgctcatctccttGGCACGGGCCCCTGACCATTGATGGGAAGAAACCATCACCCCAggacagggtcagcgtgacatccgggttacgacGGTTTATCTTCCCAAAGTTTACCATtgtaagggccgccggcaaccctcacataactttgtgtgtgtgtgtgtgtgtgtgtgtggctctcgcaatctctaagcctttacaaCCATATAtacctatttatcgaccagcccgaaagggaggatgagcagctgggtgagtgggacgctgactgcccaggtcgggattcaaacccagggcGCGGGTTTGTAGCAAGGCATactaaccactagaccatggaggtataaaaaaaacaataaaaaaaatctaatgtcaacaagatgagaaaacagttGCAATAAGCAAATGAACTtaagttgctaacccatggttgccctgcacacattctaaatATTTTGGCTCATGGTTTGGAAATTGGCAACATaaaagaacatgtggttcatgttgtaaTATACTTCTGAagccatcactctgcctcagcaagatgcCGTCAGAAAGGCGGTCAGTGTCTTGTTCTGCTCCAGGACACTGGATGGACCAGGTGTGGCTGACGGAAGATATGTATAATGAACTAACAGCTCAGGTAAAAATtttgtgaagttgacagggaaaataTGGATATCGAGGTTagagagtgttttctttgtttatttctccattctATGTTGTTGCTCAGCAAtgagatcaagatttaaatcaatgacaaaaaaaaatcaaataatataaatcttgatttaaatcaatgatttaaaaaaataatttgatttaagttttgatttaaatcaacttgatttaaatcaaacaaccctggcAAGAACTGCTTTACTAATATTGTGGTGGATGAGTGCAGCAATcactcatgtggtgagtgccaatatgataTATAGCTCCAAGGAAAGcttacataaattcatggatactGAGGATAAATGGGGTTAGGATGACAAAAACCTGCCTTGTATGGGCATTCCGGACTCTTGcagattatatgtgtgtgtgtgtgtgtgtgtgtgtgtgtgtgtgtgtgtgtgtgtgtgtgtgtgtgtgtgtgtgtgtgtgtgtgtgtatctatgtgataaagaaagagaaagagaaagataaggagaattcaaatattcgtgtatttaatcATTcacctatttatttactttacatccggttaaaaatatacatattttaGTACGTTCCCGAACATTGGTGTGTCGCAGCTGCATTACCTGATATGCTTTTTAAGAAACGATGGCTCGGCAGATCTCTAAAGCTGCTGAGATAATCCACATAATTAACTCATCCCACCACACACCTGCACCTTCCCAAGCCCTGCCTCCAGCGTCACCTGCTCTGCGCCACGCCTCCTGCTGTGCTCCACCGTCCCCTTCCTCAGGTGCCCGTTTCCAACCTTGCTGCATCAACCTTCACACCAGGAGCCTTCCTCGTACCTTTAGCTGTCCCTTGACTTCCATAATCTCTCTCTGCATTTCAATAGTTGATATAATTTTCCCGTAAGGCTCTCATTTCTTATCTCTGCGTCTATCATTTTTTTCGCTGCGAATATTGACTATCAAATGTTCAGGATTCCAAAATGGTTGTCTGTTAACTTGTAAAAAACAAAATTGCTTATTCCCAGTTGCCTATTCGGTGAAGTTCCCTCGAAGC containing:
- the LOC127001562 gene encoding uncharacterized transmembrane protein DDB_G0289901-like isoform X44, giving the protein MWKVVVVAAALSVAAVAGEGGQEAQLSGPGLSLGELLRGSRESSGEYRVRHFGRGGGDDDDSEEFPPLMPYEFAYEVKDDATTNYQNRVEFVEDGVLRGSYSLLSPDGVVRTSVYSDTGNGFEVTLHEVPTDIVVIGSGLPGDPALKAGGTYRYYDSRDSGSRESFRPSFSRSGGFEAFSKASEGFDGSSRGSAIFSSSSNRDFSSKNKQSSREESSRREESERREESSRRDESRREESSRRDESRREESEGSRFEFLTNDKSALEAFDRESASQGFSGGSRDSEASSRRKESRREESEGYKYELLTNDKSALEAFDRESASQGFSGGSRDSEASSRHEESGGFGEFSHAFASSFSQQGGSGGGSGGGSGGGSGGGSGGGLGGGFGGGSGGGSEGGSGGSRGGFGGGSEGGSLGGSGGSSGGSGGGSGGGFVGTGSGSGHGGSGGGSGGGYEGGLGGGSGGGFGGGSEGGSFGGEFGGSGGGSGGGSDGGSGGGSSGGSGGGSGGGFVGTGGGSGHGGSSGGSDGGSGGGFGGGSGGSGGGSHGGSSGSGGGSGGGSGGSGRGSHGGSGGSGGGSGGGSHGGLGGSGGGFGGEFGGSGGGSGGGSGGSGGGSGGGSGGSGGGSHGGSGGSGGGSHGGSGGSGGGFGGGSGGSGGGSHGGLSGSDGGFGGGSGGSGGGSHGGSGGSDGGFGGGSGGSGGGSHGGSGGSDGGFGGGSGGSGGGSHGGSSGSGGEFGGGFGGSGGGSHGGSGGSDGGFGGGSGGSGGGSHGGSSGSDGGFGGGSGGSGGGSHGGSGGSGDGFGGGSGGGSDGGSGGSGGEFGGGSGGSFGGSHGGSGGSGGGSGGGSGGSGGGSDGGSGSGSGGSGGGFGGGSGGSHGGSGASGGGSGGGSSGSGGGSHGGSGGGFGGGSGGSGGGSHGGSGGSGGRSGGGSSGGSDGGSGGGFGGGLDIGLGFGTDGPGGSGSGIELGLGLGGGPGIELGFGTDGPGGFGGEPGGSGGGFGGGPGGSGGGSHGGSGGSGGGSGGGSGGSGGGFDGGSGGGSGVSGGGFGGGLDIGLGFGAGDGPGGSGGGLGGSVGGFGGRPGGSDGGFGDGSGGSGGFGGGFGGGPGGGFGGGSGGSGGSGGFGGGFGGGPGGGFGGGSGGSGGFGGGFGGGPGGGFGGGSGGSGGGSGGGAGGSGGGVSGGGAGGGGVNLQDKAVFIIHPDFFKTGAGAGLTGLPEVTEPIIIVSDNKFAQGGGGAGVGFSNALGGGGFAGAFSSVNRLGEAAAADTTAAHSSGAASTATAEEVSTSSGKSGSTSTSAIESASSLGSASISASSPSSEGFVASTFSSNGLTVGSATGDSTSASSGSFGRSTIENVSSSASAAEGASSSGATKSASFSSASESSGSATDGASFLTSASEGGSSSHGSVSSGSGTEGAFLFDASGSSLGSAAEVDTSLGSAAEVASSSSATEVASSGSAAEVTFSGSAAEVASSSGAAEVTSSNSAAEVTSSNAAAAASSGSAAEGVSSSSSGGFDASTFNSRKLSVESSTKDSSSSSSRKGGVLTITSSSLDGSSGINKAVTDESSGRGQSVLDSGASGGTKNIEKAANAKPASSGQIGLNGFSTSFSEGGSQQFIISSSGDASRFDSHRFSSSGSGGSSSSGASSSAILHSQSGGDLKLQAPDQLLKILNPGQTARGLQGIRGSSGQGGAVFFTQETDLASSQGGKTSITQLPVTRVTTVTHLPDDSKQGSSILKIAGSSTGFKNNQNVFTSPPSGAARFFASASNTKTFQASGKKSAGNKIVSISGSGTLTTLPTGDTVLALGSKQPIAISTSQGVIRNSRRTAPFSTTNSRQQRPRRIRGRLLRSL